Proteins encoded by one window of Arabidopsis thaliana chromosome 2, partial sequence:
- a CDS encoding Protein phosphatase 2C family protein (Protein phosphatase 2C family protein; FUNCTIONS IN: catalytic activity; INVOLVED IN: biological_process unknown; LOCATED IN: cellular_component unknown; CONTAINS InterPro DOMAIN/s: Protein phosphatase 2C-related (InterPro:IPR001932), Protein phosphatase 2C, N-terminal (InterPro:IPR014045), Protein phosphatase 2C (InterPro:IPR015655); BEST Arabidopsis thaliana protein match is: Protein phosphatase 2C family protein (TAIR:AT4G08260.1); Has 3694 Blast hits to 3631 proteins in 263 species: Archae - 0; Bacteria - 2; Metazoa - 1048; Fungi - 338; Plants - 1876; Viruses - 3; Other Eukaryotes - 427 (source: NCBI BLink).), giving the protein MEDRFSTITNLHGDRKQAIFGVYVGHGGVKAAEFAAKNLDKNIVEEVVGKRHELEIAEALKFYFLIIVRLEMMNGKELKPREDMLIRFTLWRIQGSLVVPRGIGDAQLKKWVIAEPETKISRVEHDHEFLILASHGLWDKVSNQEAVDIARPFCLRTEKPLLLAACKKLVDLSASRGSFDDISVMLIPLRQFI; this is encoded by the exons ATGGAGGATCGGTTCTCCACTATCACCAATCTTCATGGAGATCGTAAACAg GCAATATTTGGAGTCTATGTTGGTCATGGAGGAGTTAAAGCGGCTGAGTTTGCAGCTAAGAACTTAGATAAGAACATTGTAGAAGAAGTAGTTGGTAAAAGACACGAGTTGGAGATAGCTGAAGCG ctaaagttttattttctgatcATTGTCCGTCTAGAGATGATGAACGGAAAAGAATTGAAACCACGGGAGGATATGTTGATACGTTTCACGTTGTGGAGAATCCAGGGATCCTTAGTTGTGCCAAGAGGAATCGGAGATGCTCAACTTAAGAAATGGGTTATAGCTGAACCAGAGACAAAGATCTCGAGAGTTGAGCATGACCATGAGTTCTTAATCTTGGCATCACATGGTTTATGGGATAAGGTGAGTAACCAAGAAGCAGTAGACATTGCTCGTCCCTTCTGCTTACGAACCGAGAAGCCATTGTTGTTAGCAGCTTGTAAGAAGCTTGTTGATCTCTCGGCTTCACGAGGCTCGTTTGATGATATCAGTGTGATGTTGATCCCATTGCGCCAGTTCATATAG